The genomic region cccctccccccataaaTACTGTCTACCACCTCATCCATGTAACTCTGCTTCTGTAACACTGAGTCTGCCACTCCCCCTttctaacacccccccccccccccccccacatacacacatgtacgcagtgctgtagcacatttcacaGATACACAGTGGCAGGAGGATTTCCGTAAAAATAGGGgaaacccctcccccctccaagGCCGAACAACATATATCCCATAATATAAATACCACATCATTTGTAACATACCCACTTGTGCGTCAGTACTGGTATAACTTGTGATTTGATTACACACTGATTTTACCTGGAATTGTCTTTGCCGGCAGCCGTCTCGAGTGTCACAACCGAAAAACAAAAGTGAAACTTCCTCCTTTCTGATGGCTgtttactttacattttattttctttgcttCTGTTTGGTACCTGCAAGAGCACGAGTAGTAGAAAGGTctagaaggcttttttcagatAATACACCATGACAAGGTTAATTATGTTGCTGGAGGTCTAGGTGTtaacagagagtgtgggtaatTTGGATTGCCTTTCACACACGGATACTCTCAAGCCGGTTGtctccatgtgtgtgtgcgtcgcTCAAAGACCCAACAGCAGAAGCCACTCAGACAAATctgggagttgaaccagcaaccttctgttcAGAGGTACAACACGACCGCTAAGCCACACATCACCCCCCTGTTATGAGCTCCTCTCTGCTCTGTGATCTGTAGTTACACATCAGCAGAGCCCTGTTCCTAAGTGCCCTCACCTAAGACCACAttccctctctgtccctctttCGATGATTTTCTGTCGgccctcaccccccacccacagaTGTGTTATTAATGTTGGTTAAATGTCACGCGTGAAAAGAGAGGATTGTGGGGTGTGAGAGGCCGGCAGCATTGAGCGGTATCCGGCCGGCCGTGCCCGCGAGCGCGGGGACAATGCCGCGGCTGTGTGTGCTGGCGGCTTCTTCTCTGACCCGAGTCCTTCAGAAGCACCGGGGCCACTCAACACTGCCGCTTTGTGCGGAGTCGCAGGGCCGGCAGGCCGCAAGCTGCCTTGTCAGCGTGGCGCACTTACATCAGCCGCCAGCGTGTTTACCGTGCAGCGACTGAATCTGCCGTTTAAGGGATGCTCATTCTGGATCTGCTTGGGAGGAGGAGTGATGGCTTCCCAGCCAGACCGAGAATGAAACCAGCTCGGGTTTGAATAGTACAGAGCCACCCGGTATGTTTATTtagtagatgcttttatccacgtACAACTGAcaaagcagggtcagtcagtccctggagcaagcaGGCGAtaaaggccttgttcaagggcccaacagtgaaagcATTCCGtcaaccatgggatttgaaccaatgaccttctgatcactggcatagcatcctaacccacagagGCACACGCCCATTCCATAAGTAAAGTGCACATTCAGTACCTGGAAATGGGAGCATCACGGGAGTCATTCTGGGACACTCTCTGGATTAAAAAAACCCCCTGTCCTTGAGCAGCTTGTACCCTGCCGGCCGTAGGGAGATGCGTAAACACCCTAGAAGATATGTTTGTGTTTACGgtgaaaataatgcattttgttgttttattcTAGCATGCTGCCCCCTTCTGGTACGATGCATTATAACACtaatgatttttatttgtcacatgccaGGTATGCAGTGAAATGAAAAGTGATCAGTTTCACCATAACAAAAGAATAGTAGTATCAGTCGAAGGACAAAAAATTTAAGAGAACTATTTAATAAATAATCATGgtaaatgtgtaaataaggaacaGAAAGTTGTATTGaaaaagacaagaaaaaaagaggAGCCAGAGATGTGGGACATCGATCAGAAAAAGTGACGTATGCGTATGTAAGGAGTGAGCGTTATGTAAGGAGTGAGCGTTATGTAAGGAGTGAGCGTTAAATTATGATTGTTGCAGGGGTATTTAGTGTATGTCATACTGGggttcaccctggatgggatgctgctGCCTTGCAGGCCCGGCACACTAAGGGCCATTTAGAGATATCGATTAGCCTAACCACCTGCCCTTAGACTGCAGGAGGACACCTGTATGATGAAGGAGGGCCATGCAAagtaccccccccacacacacacacacacacacaaacagcagaggtgggattcaaactccCAACTCCAGAGAAGTGCGGCCACAATTCCACCACCATATAATGCTATGTTATAGTAAAATCACACAAAGAACTGTCATAAGTCACTAAATAGTATAATGGGGACATTTTGACCCCGCATGTCATGAAACGGGTATAATAGAATGTCATAATGGAAAACTACCACAAGAGGGCCCCATAATCCAATAATTGTCACCGTGATCTATGAGTAAATTTCCCTTAACAGCGAGAGATGATATTGCTAAAAGATGTCCTTAGAATTCATACAGTTTAATCTGAGCTCACATCACTTTATATTTTTTGAAGTTTAAATATAGTGATGTTTCTTTTTGAAAGCACTGGTGTAATGATGTGAATGTGAGATTCTCCATCGTTGGATATAGACTtagagtgtgtctgtctgtgtgggagggagagaaggagtgATGACAGAAAGCGAGATGTTTCTGGCGTGAAACACTCTTCTACAGGCTTCCTTGAAACTGGTGTGGGGGTCGGCGGTGGAGCTCATGGTACAATCAGTACAGTTTTCTGAGAAACTGGATTCAAGAGGAAATTAACAGTGTTAACCCCTCAGCCCAAAGCAGTCCATAGTAGTGTCCAGTACTGGGTCCAGCATGGTGTCCAACTACCAATAAATTATCATAAAGAGAAACCCAAGTTTTCATTGGGATAATTTCCCCCCAGACTTGGCAGCAGTTAAACCGAAAAAGAAAAGCAGTTACAACTGCTATGAGGTCCCAGCAGAAGACCTCCATCCTTTCCTTCTACCACAGGGTCTAGAAAAAAATCAGAAGCTAGACCAGATGTTAACTCTCACTCACAACACCAGATGTTTACTCTCAGTCCCACCTGCTAACGACAACCAGTCTGAGAGCAGCACCGAAACGGCAGCGTGTGTCGTTAGCACGTCACTGGGAAACATGCCCCCCGTTTGACCCCGCGGATACACTGTCCTTCTCCTTTCTCGCCTCCAAACATAAGGAGTGACTGTAAAACATGACCCATGACCGCTAAGTGCTACGCGTGTTCCCTCCACCCTGATGGGGATAAGTAGGTAAAATAAATCCTTTCCATCTACAGGACAAAGATGTTATATTGTTCAGAAGCCTGGATGTTTAAAACAGATGTGCTCATTTATTGGAATGTCAAATGTTCTTAAAAAGTGAATCATCGACACCCGCAAAACAACATAATATCGCCAAACCTCCTGGAACAACTTCAGGATATCAGCGTATATCACATAAAGAATGTAAGAGCTCTGCGTTCacctttcattaataaacttgcTCATCCATCTTCCTACTGGTTATCCTGTACAGGTTTGTGGGgtaatgtacatatttttgtgtttttttatttcacgAGTGAAATGTAGCTCAGCTATTTGTGCGActttgtgtgttattttaatcgAGAACAGGCAGATTCATAACTGAGACCCTACTGCAAATTACCGTATAACATAGACTAGATGCTGCAGTATTTCCCAGCATGTCTTTGGGAAGCTTCTCACCTCTGTCCCCAAGGACTGAGCCTGAAGAAGCTCTCTGTGCCATAATGAATGTGCTGTTACCTCACAGACATGGTAATTACAGAGTCCCTGGGCTCTACCCTCCATTATCAGCACTGAGGAATGGCTTCTTCAGTTAACTCAGATATGATTCAAGGCCCCAGTTCAATTTGAAAGTGTCAGCGATGATACATATTCCCCattattttttgttaatttttcaGGAGCAAATGTTTACCCTCAGAGCACCAAGAAAATATCTTGCAGCGTCCAATAAGAAGAAAAACTGCAGGACGCCTGGATCTCATATTATTTAGGTGAAAAGCGCGGGAGAGATTAGCTCGACGAGATTATAATCAGACAGTAAAAAGATCCAAAGACATTTTTAACTGTGTGGGTTTTTGGTTCTGTGCCCAAAAGCACAGAATTACTGGATTTGCGTTCCTGAATTGCACATGCAAATCCAAGGGTCTAAATCTTACAGCGGACGAAAGACTTTCTTGGAGTCTTTACGAAACTAAAATGTGGGTCTCAAAAAAGTGATTTTCAGTGTTTCCTAAAAACGACACCCACAAACAAAGGAAGTTTGGTCTGCTGAGCTTAGATCTTTTCACGCATCACAATTACACCCCATTTCCACACCTACTGATTGAAATCTCCAACCAGCTTACAGTGGGCAACTGTTTTGCAGTGGAAACGAGTCAAAGACCGCAGCATGAAGCCGCTGTCCTGCCACATGGTGAAAGTTTATGCGGGTGTTTCAGTAAGGTCACCCTAAAAAGGCCCTGCGTGTCATGGTGAGGCCAGCAGCCTCTCTTGGCAACACaggggtgggaggggtattAAGTAAAGTTTCTACTCCTACTACTCACATGATCTCCTTCTGAGAAGATGTAGCTAACTGAGTGTTGAAAAGGGCTTATTGTGTGACATTTGCACCCTTGTAGTGAAGCCCCCAGGTTCAAGGGACATGCTACGTGAGGGCccttccagtcccccccccccccccccccccccaaacgtgTGACATTCCTTTTCCAATCAAAGAGCCAGGGTTGCTTTCCAGAGCGGCCTATCCACTATTCAATCTGCAAAGCAGGCTTTCGGAATGGTGTGAGCGTGACACTCGCGAGCCGGTCAGCAAGGGGGGGCCACTGGCCATTCATTACATCACGGTTAAATGAAAGCACAAGGTCTTTGAATGGCTGGGAGTGGATTATCCAAGGCCAGGCAGGGTGTGAAGTTTTCTCCCTCCTGGAACGATCACTGTCTACCTCCAGTCCTCTGTTGTCAGTTTCCTATGATGTAAACTAGGGTATTATATTCACCCTAATATCTTACAAATACAACCCTGATATTGCAGAAGTATTGACTACCTGGACGAGGCGTCCGTCTTCTGTCTTGCATCTAAATCTAATGGATGCTTTTAAAATGCACGTTTCCAACACTCTGATTCAGATGAACAGGTAAGTGAGTAATTTTCGGTTGTTCAGCAGCCTAGACGTTGAAACCTGATGTTCTCGTTTAATGGGAAGTTTTCTCATTTCAGTAGAAACCACTTCGATGAACCTCCATGACACAGCGGGTTTCACCCAGTGTGCGtctgttattgtaacactgcTCTTCAAAACCCACTCAGATGTGAAACGTGAGACTTCTTCCCTTTACAGCTGGTTGTCTGCATGGATACATGTGCATCCACCCGTTTGCTCCAGGCCACGCTGAGACCGGAAACAACAAACTAGGATTTTCCATAATGTGTCATTTATGACAGGGTAATAAGCTGATGCCGTCATTTATAATAAACAGCTGAGCCCCCAGCTCACAAAAATTCTTTGGTTGGTTTCCTGGTTCATACAAGTCAGGCATATGTTGCATAATCTCCTCACCTTCATGAGAAGCATGAATCCTTCGGTGTTCTCTTGTTGTCTAATGACGTACCACACAGGAAGCACACACAGGCCCTTACCCGTGACCTGTTAACCAGCGGCTGTCCTTCCGAGAGGAAATGAGTCAGCTTTCATTTTTCTGCCTATATTGTCATCCATTGATCTACAGAGAGAATTATAACATACAAAGTGAATGTTTTACTGACTGCAAAGTCCATCATCACATCCTCATCATAACTACACTGTTTTAATCAGTCTATCTGCCCCCTACCACCCTCCGTAGCCAAAACACTGCCACCTGTTTCAGATTTCACTGAAAACTTCGATACTGAATCAGATTGCTGCACTGGATTAGAAATTTTACTCCCCGGAAGACGCTAAGAGACCAAACATAATTTTGATTTGAGTGAccctggatgttctgtacttgtGACTAAACCTATGGGAGTCTGAGTTCTCTTGGTTTGTAGGTCTAACTGCATTTGTTTCAAGTGGTAATATTATGTTAGCTGCAAATGACATTTTCTTCTCAGTGAAGCCCtgttaaatgcattttttttagatGTGTGACATAAATCTTAACTTCTGACAGCTAGACAAATGAAAATATGGCAAGTGCTTAGCATTCCTTTGTCACAGCTCTATAATTAAGTCTTACGAATATATACTTAAAATTTATTCGTCTTAACCTCAGTTGAGTCATATGTTGCATTCATATCtgtagatttgtaaatgtagattGTAATGATTAAGTTAGATTAGAttatactttaaattaaattgtTAATAGTGAGCCAGATTCGATTAGCACGTCGCTTATCACGTCTGTAGGTCGCCGGTTAACGCATGAGTGTCGGGGTGATAAACGCGACCGGCGACGTGAGAGACCCAGCGGCTCGGGGCGGGTGACAAAGCAGTGACTCACACGGCCGGACAGGGGCGCAAGCTGCGCAGGGCGTGGCCCTCACCTTACAGTGGCGCAGAGGAGTCTGGGAAAGGCCGGCGCCTGCGCCTTTAAGAAAACGGGAAGCGGCACAGCGCAGACAAGCAGGAAGAGCGCGCCGCACGCGGAGCGGCGGGGCCGCGCATGTCATACTTCTAATGCGGGGGCACACCGGAGATCCGCTCCACTCGCATCCTGACCTGCGATCCCGCAAGATCAGCCTGTGTAGCCGAAAAGCCGGGTCGGAGGCGGCTGCCAGAGGGACGGAGCTGCTGGCGCTTTGAGAAGGTCGCGGCGGGTGGCGAGCGCATTCAGCGGGGGAGCGGGGCGACGCGCAGCGCTGCCGCAGGAGCCATGAGAGAGTACAAAGTAGTGGTGCTGGGCTCCGGCGGAGTCGGCAAATCGGCGCTCACTGTTCAGTTCGTGACGGGCTCCTTCATCGAGAAATACGACCCCACGATAGAAGACTTCTACAGGAAGGAGATCGAGGTGGATTCATCGCCTTCCGTGCTGGAAATCCTGGACACGGCGGGGACGGAGCAGTTCGCCTCCATGCGAGACCTGTATATCAAGAACGGGCAGGGCTTCATCCTGGTCTACAGCCTGGTGAACCAGCAGAGCTTCCAGGACATCAAGCCCATGCGGGATCAGATCATACGGGTGAAGAGGTACGAGCGGGTGCCCATGATCCTGGTGGGGAACAAGGTGGATCTGGAGGGCGAGAGGGAAGTCTCGGCGGGCGAAGGCAAAGCCCTGGCGGACGAGTGGAACTGCCCCTTCATGGAGACCTCGGCCAAGAACAAGGGCTCGGTCGACGAGCTGTTCGCCGAGATCGTCCGGCAGATGAACTACGCCTCGACGCCCAACGGCGACGACCGCTGCTGCGCCGCCTGTGTCCTGCTATAAACGCCAGGAAAGTTGGCGGCGGAGACAGAGGGGCTTGCCGGACTTGGAGCGGAGACGGCGCCGTGGGCGTCGGAGGGCGTCCCGTCGCCCCTGCACACTTCGGCGGGGGGACGCGCAGCCCACAATCCCGCTGTTTACACGCTGAATACTTGAATGTCCCGGAATTTGGGAAATAAGACGAGTTTCGGCGGACGCTCGCGTTGTGTCGCCCGGGACAGCGCGGCCCATGTTGCCGCTgttatgttttaatttcatCAGGTTCTTTTAGTTGTATAATAATTTTTGAAAGTGTATTGCaaggagggggggcgggggggttcgGTTAGGTCCGGCGCCGTTCCCTCCGGCCTGGGACGGGTCGAGGGATCTTTTAAAGGGGAAGGGTGCCGGGACCGTGCACCGAACCCCGGGGGCGGTGGGATAGATCATCCCTGCTCCAACCCGAACCGAAGTGGGAAATGCCATGTAAATGTTAAACTTCTGCATACGGTTTCGTTTGGGAGGACGAAGGGGGAGGCTGTATCTTCCCAGCGCGTTAAGCCCGCTTCAGCTTGAGTGCCACCCGGACCCCGAGAAACGACGCGGGGACGCCGACCGGGACCGGGCCGCATGCAGTGCCTTCCGAGCCCAGCTCCCGTTCAGTGCCAATCCTGGAGCCCCCACACCAATCTCATCTACGGCAATCCTCCAAGTACTTAACTGTTTCACTTTCGTTAATTTCGCGGACGTCGGAGACAGAACGAAATAGCTCTTTGTTAATACAAGGCATTTTTCCCTCGTTAATTTTGGTTTTTGAAATGCAGGTTATGACGGGTTGAAGTTTGGCTGAATTGTAATTAGATTTACAGGTACTTGGAAACCCTCTGACTTCAC from Brienomyrus brachyistius isolate T26 chromosome 17, BBRACH_0.4, whole genome shotgun sequence harbors:
- the LOC125711539 gene encoding ras-related protein Rap-2b translates to MREYKVVVLGSGGVGKSALTVQFVTGSFIEKYDPTIEDFYRKEIEVDSSPSVLEILDTAGTEQFASMRDLYIKNGQGFILVYSLVNQQSFQDIKPMRDQIIRVKRYERVPMILVGNKVDLEGEREVSAGEGKALADEWNCPFMETSAKNKGSVDELFAEIVRQMNYASTPNGDDRCCAACVLL